One genomic region from Magallana gigas chromosome 3, xbMagGiga1.1, whole genome shotgun sequence encodes:
- the LOC105328634 gene encoding BTB/POZ domain-containing adapter for CUL3-mediated RhoA degradation protein 3 has protein sequence MMSGETKTVIKGNSSKYVKLNVGGSLHYTTIGTLTKQDTMLRAMFSGRMEVLTDSEGWILIDRNGRHFGPILNFLRDGSIPLPETRRELQELLQEAKYYLVQDLVNLVEAALSNLDKSVEPVCKVPLITSHREEQHLISSTQKPVVKLICNRHNNKYSYTSNSDDNLLKNLELFDKLSLRFNRRVLFIKDVIGSNEICCWSFFGHGSKISEVCCTSIVYGTDKKHTKVEFPEARIFEETLNVLLYENRTGPDDDLMQATRKGTVTGHGYHSDDDADEKLDREVRMRRK, from the exons aTGATGTCTGGCGAAACTAAAACGGTAATAAAGGGGAATTCATCCAAATATGTAAAGTTGAATGTTGGAGGGTCCCTCCACTATACAACGATTGGGACCCTCACCAAACAAGACACAATGTTGAGGGCCATGTTCAGCGGCAGAATGGAGGTCCTAACAGACTCTGAAG gtTGGATATTGATCGACAGGAATGGTCGTCACTTTGGCCCAATTCTAAATTTTCTGCGAGATGGCTCGATACCCCTTCCCGAGACAAGGAGAGAGCTGCAAGAGCTTTTACAAGAGGCAAAGTATTACCTGGTACAGGATCTTGTAAATCTTGTTGAAGCAGCCCTTAGCAATCTGGACAAGAGTGTGGAACCAGTTTGCAAAGTACCACTGATTACTTCCCATCGTGAGGAGCAGCATCTCATTTCATCTACACAAAAG CCTGTGGTGAAGTTGATATGCAATCGCCACAACAACAAGTATTCTTACACAAG CAACTCTGATGACAACTTATTGAAGAATTTGGAGTTATTTGATAAGCTTTCCCTGCGGTTCAACAGGAGGGTCCTGTTTATAAAAGATGTGATTGGCAGCAATGAGATCTGCTGCTGGTCATTTTTTGGGCACGGATCAAAGATTTCAGAAGTGTGTTGTACTTCCATTGTCTATGGAACAGATAAGAAGCACACAAAG GTTGAGTTTCCTGAGGCAAGGATATTTGAGGAAACCCTAAATGTTCTGTTGTACGAAAACCGGACGGGACCGGACGATGATCTGATGCAGGCCACCAGGAAAGGAACGGTAACCGGCCATGGTTACCATAGTGACGATGATGCTGACGAAAAACTGGACAGAGAGGTCCGAATGAGAAGAAAATAG
- the LOC105328635 gene encoding clathrin heavy chain 1: MEEEKTEPRPPVSTQEILQLPDFGIGLECVTWSRVALTTDKWMAVRHSSNGVNSQLTVLNPLDGSIKYSKPIEADSVQVNPSQPIIAVKCGQKLEVYNFETNVMISKSTIHEPIAFWTWLNSDVIAMVTENFIYHWDLGKDNYPIEKMFMRHSRLAFSEIIGYKADASLKWLAITGLIPEDEKITGTTQLYSVDEDITQCIGAHVVCFSSYQYSDNMAPSTIFCVGSRDAQDHGKIHVIELGPYKNGNFAPRNSYDHIQFLDDADRYDFPVALHVSPDIGLLFLITKYGYLYLCDLESCACLCSTRISTSIIFSSTLNSTTHGILGVTRSGQIISVDVDKDDLVTYVRGRAKTANQADRLEKAITQL; this comes from the exons ATGGAGGAAGAAAAAACCGAACCAAGACCCCCGGTATCCACACAAGAAATATTACAG TTGCCGGATTTTGGGATTGGTCTGGAGTGTGTGACCTGGTCGCGGGTAGCCTTGACAACAGATAAATGGATGGCAGTAAGACACAGCTCCAATGGGGTCAACTCCCAG TTGACTGTATTAAATCCATTAGACGGCAGCATCAAATACTCCAAACCCATCGAAGCAGACTCTGTTCAAGTGAATCCATCACAACCAATTATAGCGGTCAAGT gTGGACAGAAACTGGAGGTTTATAATTTTGAGACAAACGTCATGATCAGCAAATCAACGATTCACGAACCAATCGCCTTCTGGACCTGGCTTAACTCGGATGTCATTGCAATGGTTACAGAAAATTTCATTTACCATTGggatttaggaaaag ATAACTACCCAATAGAGAAGATGTTCATGAGACACAGCCGTCTGGCGTTCAGCGAGATCATTGGTTACAAAGCAGACGCCAGCCTGAAGTGGCTAGCCATAACAGGCCTGATACCTGAG GATGAGAAGATTACCGGGACCACACAGCTGTACAGTGTAGATGAGGACATCACTCAGTGTATCGGGGCCCATGTGGTCTGCTTCAGCAGCTACCAGTACTCTGACAATATGGCTCCCTCCACCATCTTCTGTGTAGGGTCACGAGATGCACAGGATCATGGGAAG ATTCATGTCATAGAGCTTGGACCTTATAAGAATGGTAATTTTGCCCCAAGGAATAGCTACGATCACATCCAGTTTCTAGATGATGCAGACCGGTACGATTTCCCTGTTGCCCTCCAC GTGTCCCCAGACATTGGCTTGCTCTTCCTGATCACCAAGTATGGCTATTTGTACCTCTGTGATCTGGAGAGCTGTGCGTGTTTGTGCTCCACGAGGATATCCACCAGCATCATCTTCTCCTCCACCTTGAACTCCACCACACACGGGATTCTGGGAGTCACTCGCAGCGGCCAG ATTATCAGCGTGGATGTAGATAAGGATGACCTTGTGACCTATGTCAGAGGTCGTGCTAAAACAGCCAATCAGGCGGACCGGCTGGAGAAGGCCATTACACAACTATAA
- the LOC117692815 gene encoding C-type mannose receptor 2 — protein MEWTTYLFLVFISAVRGEFTSIFLVRNSSYDNKAFIASKLISTSHYRSVFDCAADCAKNHECKSTTFNADTHICQLLSAHKEAISNTTTKKTTGWVYFEKLITTYDVMPTTSTTTAVTVSPSSFDCSQWHYFNGHWYFMDSTPRTFNDSRTFCASKSPSAYVIEVNSAAENGWLVNLTSTQCHAAKEYWLNAYNLNNTKLFTWLESNTTAVYNNWEIGEPSHVAETCIVSDTMYGGEWADIICAYLRPVVCEKNS, from the exons ATGGAATGGACCACATATCTTTTCTTGGTGTTTATTTCAGCCGTTCGCGGGGAATTCACCTCTATCTTTCTGGTCAGAAATTCTTCCTACGACAACAAAGCATTTATAGCTTCTAAATTGATTTCGACCTCACATTACCGCAGTGTTTTTGACTGCGCAGCCGACTGCGCGAAGAATCACGAGTGTAAATCCACGACGTTCAACGCCGACACCCATATTTGTCAACTTCTATCTGCTCACAAGGAGGCAATCTCGAACACAACAACAAAGAAGACAACAGGATGGGTTTATTTTGAGAAGTTGATCACTACAT acGATGTTATGCCAACGACCTCCACCACAACAGCTGTTACCGTATCGCCGTCTAGCTTTG ATTGCTCACAGTGGCACTATTTCAATGGCCATTGGTATTTCATGGATAGCACACCGAGAACATTCAACGACTCAAGG ACATTTTGTGCCAGCAAGTCTCCATCAGCTTACGTCATTGAAGTCAATTCTGCAGCTGAGAATGGTTGGCTTGTGAACTTAA cATCCACACAATGCCACGCAGCTAAGGAATATTGGCTGAATGCTTACAACCTAAACAATACTAAGCTGTTTACATGGCTAGAGAGTAACACAACGGCGGTGTACAATAACTGGGAAATCGGCGAACCAAGCCATGTGGCGGAAACCTGCATTGTTTCAGATACCATGTATGGCGGAGAATGGGCTGATATTATATGCGCATATTTGAGACCAGTTGTCTGCGAAAAGAACTCTTag
- the LOC105328690 gene encoding thyrotropin-releasing hormone receptor, translated as MDCITHYNIPIAYCQVLKALNLSRNSTTHIKDLFKTLEDERNEEPDQIRNYVTTIGGPVVYCVGVIGNLLALTVLPHFARRISTYMYLLAMCILDLCVLHLGLLISWLQEILGINIHSLSQYTCKIVTFLGYVCSDASVWLVVAVTFERFMSMCHPFKATSLCRVRKALLVIFLVLVFSILVNLHIFWTIGLIPDLNNATVCGPHESITLIWPCIDLAVYFVLPFLSTGIFNVKIIGKIRKMKRNSMHRRASLTTMNTCVPTDTNIKKKLTWMMVVLSLTFVVTTFPMAAMLCVTAVFNSLKDVPKINRQLFTKVLSFAELLMFTNHAINFYLYVASSKKFRKALRQVLCECNTSDVTVFQHSENRHRKTTLDTLYS; from the coding sequence ATGGACTGCATCACCCACTATAACATTCCTATCGCTTACTGTCAAGTTTTAAAGGCATTGAATCTGTCAAGGAACTCGACGACGCATATCAAGGACCTCTTCAAGACACTCGAAGACGAAAGAAATGAAGAACCCGACCAAATTCGAAACTATGTGACCACAATCGGTGGCCCCGTGGTCTATTGCGTCGGGGTGATCGGTAACCTTTTGGCCTTGACTGTGCTGCCTCATTTCGCTAGGCGCATTtcaacgtacatgtatcttCTGGCGATGTGTATCCTCGACCTATGTGTCCTTCATCTCGGACTTTTGATCAGCTGGCTCCAAGAGATTCTGGGCATCAACATTCATTCTCTGTCCCAATACACCTGTAAGATTGTTACGTTCCTTGGTTACGTCTGCAGTGACGCGTCCGTCTGGCTGGTCGTTGCCGTTACTTTCGAGCGGTTCATGTCTATGTGCCATCCCTTCAAAGCTACGTCGCTGTGTCGAGTCCGCAAGGCCCTGCTCGTAATATTTCTCGTCCTAGTTTTCTCAATACTCGTAAATCTCCACATCTTTTGGACAATAGGTCTGATACCGGACCTGAACAACGCGACAGTGTGCGGACCACACGAGTCCATAACCCTAATCTGGCCTTGCATTGATTTGGCTGTATATTTCGTCCTGCCTTTCCTGAGTACTGGCATTTTCAATGTTAAGATCATTGGGAAAATTCGCAAAATGAAGCGAAATTCAATGCATCGGCGGGCATCTTTGACGACCATGAACACCTGTGTTCCCACAGATACTAATATCAAGAAGAAACTGACATGGATGATGGTGGTACTGTCACTAACATTCGTCGTGACGACATTCCCTATGGCCGCCATGCTTTGTGTGACGGCCGTCTTTAACTCGTTGAAGGATGTCCCCAAAATCAACCGTCAGCTTTTCACGAAAGTGCTTTCCTTTGCGGAACTTCTCATGTTTACAAATCAtgcaatcaatttttatttatatgtcGCCAGCTCCAAGAAATTTCGTAAAGCTTTGAGACAGGTCTTGTGCGAATGCAACACCTCAGATGTGACTGTTTTTCAACATTCAGAAAACAGGCACCGAAAGACGACACTTGATACGTTGTACTCATGA
- the LOC105328691 gene encoding intraflagellar transport protein 20 homolog, with product MADEALARAGLHFDELNKIRVLEPDVAQQTVELKEECKEFVDKIGDFQKIVGSFIEVVDNVSKEVEKEKMKALGSRNLLKSIAKQREAQQQQLQALITERKMQLERLRIQYEALQKEENEQNEFIEQFILQK from the exons ATGGCAGATGAGGCACTTGCCAGAGCTGGTCTTCACTTCGACGAATTAAACAAGATAAGAGTCTTGGAACCTGATGTAGCACAACAAACCGTTGAGCTTAAAGAGGAATGCAAAGAATTTGTAGATA aaaTTGGTGATTTTCAGAAGATAGTTGGGTCATTTATTGAAGTTGTAGACAATGTTTCAAAAGaagttgaaaaagaaaaaatgaag GCTCTTGGATCCAGAAATTTACTCAAGTCTATTGCTAAACAACGAGAGGCACAACAGCAGCAATTACAGGCACTCATCACAGAAAGGAAAATGCAACTTGAaag ATTACGGATACAATACGAAGCCTTACagaaagaagaaaatgaacaaaatgaatTCATAGAACAATTCATATTGCAGAAATAG